A segment of the Mogibacterium diversum genome:
CACTATGGGGTATACTCTCAAGGATACTCCGCAGGGGGTTCAGATAATTAAAGCAGATGCATAACGATATCAAGAGCATGAATACGACGGCACTCGCCTATATAGGCGATGCTGTCTACGAACTACATATAAGGGAACTTCTGATTGGGCGAAGCAAAGGCGATGTCGGCAAGGTGCATAAGAGAGCGGTATCATACGTGTCTTCTGATGGACAGGCTAAGGCTATAAAGTCCATGATGAATGATTTTCTAACGGAAGAGGAGCAAAAGCTCGTTAAGCGTGCAAGGAATAAGCGCGCGACATCGAGACCTAAGAATGCCGATCCACGCAAGTATAAGCTTGCTACGGGATTTGAGGCGCTGATAGGGGCACTTCATTTGGATAAGGATGACGCTAGACTTGAAGAGGTTTTGGCGGAGGCTGTCCGAATTATTGAGGAGGATTAGAGTGAGCAAGGCGGATAAACTGTTTGTGAGCATGTGCGAAGACATAATTGCTAATGGATTCAGCACTGAAGGGCAGAAGGTAAGACCTCACTGGCCAGACGGAACACCTGCGCACACGATTAAGAATTTTGGCGTGGTAAATAGATATGATTTACAGGAGGAGTTTCCTGCTCTTACCG
Coding sequences within it:
- a CDS encoding Mini-ribonuclease 3; the encoded protein is MNTTALAYIGDAVYELHIRELLIGRSKGDVGKVHKRAVSYVSSDGQAKAIKSMMNDFLTEEEQKLVKRARNKRATSRPKNADPRKYKLATGFEALIGALHLDKDDARLEEVLAEAVRIIEED